The proteins below come from a single Nocardiopsis gilva YIM 90087 genomic window:
- a CDS encoding SSI family serine proteinase inhibitor codes for MRIRHRLGAVIGAVAVTAPLTTASAHAALPETEHDEASEVYGLAVVPGDPDDPRFPLDWDSADTAVLTCDPAGGTHPKARQACAAVDRAGSIAGINGPTLCPMVLSPVTAFSWGAETYEETHDNLCFLKQKKRAVFDFMSRR; via the coding sequence ATGAGGATCCGGCACCGTCTCGGTGCGGTCATCGGTGCCGTCGCGGTCACGGCGCCCCTCACCACCGCGTCGGCCCACGCCGCTCTCCCGGAGACGGAGCATGACGAGGCCTCCGAGGTCTACGGCCTCGCCGTCGTCCCCGGAGATCCGGACGACCCGCGGTTCCCCCTGGACTGGGACAGCGCCGACACCGCGGTGCTGACCTGCGACCCGGCAGGAGGAACCCATCCCAAGGCACGCCAAGCCTGCGCCGCGGTCGACCGCGCCGGTTCCATCGCCGGCATCAACGGGCCGACGCTGTGCCCCATGGTCCTCAGCCCGGTCACGGCGTTCTCCTGGGGCGCCGAGACGTATGAGGAGACGCACGACAACCTCTGTTTCCTGAAGCAGAAGAAGCGCGCGGTGTTCGACTTCATGTCCCGCCGCTAG
- a CDS encoding TetR/AcrR family transcriptional regulator — protein MSASAKPETNEQSVKTSQRRRAPAGAAVLQEDVTQAIRAAVFAELAAVGYGRLSIEAVAKRAGVGKTAVYRRWNSKLPMVIDVVSVVAAQVTPVPDTGSLYGDVRDLLEAGAYALRHPLASQIVPDLLAEAARNPDIARTLESTIRDTQQNISTVVIHNAVERGELPEDTDVDMALDMILGPLYWRLAVTRGAVSSDYLDRLARAATTALAATRK, from the coding sequence ATGTCCGCCTCCGCGAAACCCGAGACGAACGAACAGTCGGTGAAGACGTCGCAGCGCCGACGCGCCCCGGCGGGGGCCGCCGTGCTGCAGGAGGACGTGACCCAGGCCATTCGGGCGGCCGTGTTCGCCGAGCTGGCCGCTGTGGGGTACGGGCGGCTGTCGATCGAGGCGGTCGCCAAGCGGGCGGGCGTCGGCAAGACGGCGGTCTACCGGCGGTGGAACTCCAAGCTCCCCATGGTCATCGACGTGGTCTCGGTCGTCGCGGCACAGGTGACGCCGGTGCCCGACACCGGCTCGCTCTACGGCGACGTGCGCGACCTGCTCGAAGCGGGTGCCTACGCCCTCCGCCACCCACTGGCGTCGCAGATCGTCCCCGACCTGCTCGCCGAGGCGGCGCGCAACCCCGACATCGCGCGGACGCTGGAGTCCACGATCCGCGACACCCAGCAGAACATCAGCACCGTGGTGATCCACAACGCGGTGGAGCGCGGGGAGCTGCCCGAGGACACGGACGTCGACATGGCCCTCGACATGATCCTCGGCCCGCTCTACTGGCGGCTCGCCGTCACACGCGGCGCGGTGTCCTCGGACTATCTCGACCGGCTCGCGCGCGCGGCGACGACCGCTCTGGCCGCCACGCGGAAGTAG
- a CDS encoding ABC transporter permease, with protein sequence MSTATPPSTAPSTAAGTAKGSPKGTAPASSPAKRPGLIRTAWGHGRTKIGVVLAGAIVLIALVGPLVSPFSPTEFIGTPNSTDVDGSLFGTDQFGRDVFTRFLHGGYTLISIAVTSALAGVLLGAVLGIVAGYLRGKTDEVIMRANDMMLAFPQLVLALLVMSIIGPKVWLIMVLIAVSHASRVARVAREATLKVVEQDFVKAAEAIGVPRVRIMATEILPNITSPLLVELGLRITYSVGLIATLSFLGMGLQPPTADWGLMINENRVAITVQPWAVALPVAAVAILTIGANLITDGLSRASIGIDRGVEK encoded by the coding sequence ATGAGCACAGCTACACCTCCCTCCACCGCACCGTCCACCGCAGCCGGGACCGCGAAGGGCTCCCCGAAGGGCACCGCGCCCGCGTCGTCCCCCGCCAAGCGCCCCGGCCTGATCCGGACGGCGTGGGGGCACGGACGCACGAAGATCGGCGTCGTCCTGGCCGGCGCCATCGTCCTGATCGCGCTGGTCGGTCCCCTGGTCAGCCCGTTCAGTCCCACCGAGTTCATCGGCACGCCCAACTCCACCGACGTGGACGGGTCGCTGTTCGGTACCGACCAGTTCGGGCGCGACGTCTTCACCCGCTTCCTGCACGGCGGCTACACGCTGATCTCGATCGCCGTCACCTCGGCGCTCGCCGGGGTGCTGCTGGGCGCGGTCCTCGGCATCGTGGCCGGCTACCTGCGCGGTAAGACCGACGAGGTCATCATGCGGGCCAACGACATGATGCTGGCCTTCCCGCAGCTGGTCCTCGCCCTGCTGGTGATGTCGATCATCGGCCCCAAGGTCTGGCTGATCATGGTGCTCATCGCCGTCTCGCACGCCTCCCGCGTCGCGCGGGTCGCCCGCGAGGCGACGCTGAAGGTCGTCGAGCAGGACTTCGTCAAGGCCGCCGAGGCCATCGGCGTTCCCCGGGTGCGCATCATGGCCACCGAGATCCTGCCCAACATCACCAGCCCGCTGCTGGTCGAGCTGGGCCTGCGGATCACCTACTCGGTCGGCCTCATCGCCACCCTCAGCTTCCTCGGCATGGGCCTCCAGCCGCCCACGGCCGACTGGGGCCTGATGATCAACGAGAACCGGGTCGCCATCACGGTCCAACCGTGGGCGGTGGCCCTGCCGGTGGCCGCGGTCGCGATCCTCACCATCGGCGCGAACCTCATCACCGACGGACTCTCCCGAGCGTCCATCGGCATCGACCGAGGGGTGGAGAAGTGA
- a CDS encoding ABC transporter permease, with translation MTRLILHRLFYGLLTLFVVSLVVFLATQALPGDAAQAMLGREATPERLAALREQLHLNEPLAVQYGSWIAGIFTFDLGTSYAANMPVVDHLAPRVTASLSLMAIAALVATPIALLLGAYSAMRRDRAVDHGTSMVTLILAAIPEFAVGILLILAFATGALQLFPAVYAGRADNVLNDPTQLVLPVATLVIAVSPPIIRMMRASMIEVLESEYVQQARLKGLPQRTVILRHAGPNAIGPVAQVIALQLGWLAGGVVAIEYLFRFPGIGLALMDAIDTRDIPVIQAVTLLIAVVYIVVNLLADVVGLAANPKVRVSSR, from the coding sequence ATGACACGCCTGATCCTGCACCGCCTCTTCTACGGGTTACTGACCCTGTTCGTGGTCTCACTCGTGGTCTTCCTGGCGACGCAGGCGCTGCCCGGCGACGCCGCCCAGGCCATGCTCGGCCGTGAGGCCACCCCCGAACGGCTCGCCGCGCTGCGCGAACAGCTCCACCTGAACGAACCGCTGGCCGTGCAGTACGGCAGCTGGATCGCCGGGATCTTCACCTTCGACCTCGGGACGTCGTACGCGGCCAACATGCCGGTCGTCGACCACCTGGCGCCGCGCGTCACCGCCAGCCTGTCGCTGATGGCGATCGCGGCCCTGGTCGCCACTCCGATCGCGCTGCTGCTGGGCGCCTACAGCGCGATGCGCCGCGACCGTGCCGTGGACCACGGCACGTCGATGGTCACGCTGATCCTGGCCGCGATCCCCGAGTTCGCGGTCGGTATCCTGCTGATCCTCGCCTTCGCGACGGGCGCCCTGCAGCTGTTCCCGGCCGTCTACGCCGGGCGCGCCGACAACGTGCTCAACGACCCCACCCAGCTCGTGCTTCCGGTGGCCACCCTGGTCATCGCGGTCAGCCCGCCGATCATCCGGATGATGCGCGCCTCGATGATCGAGGTGCTGGAGAGCGAGTACGTGCAGCAGGCCCGGCTCAAGGGCCTGCCGCAGCGCACGGTGATCCTGCGCCACGCGGGCCCCAACGCCATCGGCCCGGTCGCCCAGGTCATCGCGCTCCAGCTGGGCTGGCTGGCCGGTGGCGTGGTCGCCATCGAGTACCTCTTCCGCTTCCCGGGCATCGGCTTGGCGCTGATGGACGCGATCGACACCCGCGACATTCCGGTCATCCAGGCCGTGACGCTGCTGATCGCCGTGGTCTACATCGTGGTCAACCTGCTCGCCGACGTCGTGGGCCTGGCCGCCAACCCGAAGGTGAGGGTGTCGTCCCGATGA
- a CDS encoding ATP-binding protein, giving the protein MRIAFAGKGGSGKTTLSALFTRYLADTGLPVVAIDADINQNLGAALGIEADAPARVPPLGAHIREIKELLRGDNPRIGSADEMVKTTPPGRGSRLLDLSPANPIHQRFGHRAAGATLMATGPFEESDLGVACYHSKIGAAELYLNHLVDGAGEYVVVDMTAGADSFASGLFTRFDVTFLVAEPTVRGVGVYRQYADYARDHGVAIKVIGNKVCDAEDVEFLREHVGDALAACFGQSRFVRAMEKGQHPPLEHLEEENVKTLAWMRDTVDARPKDWAAFTRQTVEFHLRNARAWADKATGADLSAQVDPEFVMGPEELEKQASA; this is encoded by the coding sequence GTGAGAATCGCATTCGCCGGCAAAGGCGGCAGCGGGAAGACCACGCTCTCCGCCCTGTTCACCCGCTACCTGGCCGATACCGGGCTCCCGGTCGTGGCGATCGACGCCGACATCAACCAGAACCTGGGCGCCGCTCTGGGCATCGAGGCCGACGCGCCCGCCCGCGTGCCGCCGCTGGGCGCGCACATCCGTGAGATCAAGGAGCTGCTGCGCGGCGACAACCCGCGCATCGGGTCGGCCGACGAGATGGTCAAGACGACCCCGCCGGGCCGCGGCTCCCGGCTGTTGGACCTCTCCCCCGCGAACCCGATCCACCAGCGCTTCGGACACCGGGCCGCGGGGGCGACCCTCATGGCCACCGGCCCGTTCGAGGAGAGCGATCTGGGCGTCGCCTGCTACCACTCCAAGATCGGCGCCGCCGAGCTCTACCTCAACCACCTCGTCGACGGCGCCGGCGAGTACGTGGTGGTGGACATGACGGCGGGGGCGGACTCCTTCGCCTCGGGCCTGTTCACCCGGTTCGACGTGACGTTCCTGGTGGCCGAGCCGACGGTGCGCGGCGTCGGGGTGTACCGGCAGTACGCCGACTACGCCCGCGACCACGGGGTCGCGATCAAGGTCATCGGCAACAAGGTGTGCGACGCCGAGGACGTGGAGTTCCTGCGCGAGCACGTCGGAGACGCGCTGGCCGCGTGCTTCGGCCAGTCGCGGTTCGTGCGCGCCATGGAGAAGGGACAGCACCCGCCGCTGGAGCACCTGGAGGAGGAGAACGTCAAGACCCTCGCCTGGATGCGCGACACCGTCGACGCCCGCCCCAAGGACTGGGCGGCGTTCACTCGGCAGACCGTGGAGTTCCACCTGCGCAACGCCCGCGCGTGGGCCGATAAGGCCACCGGTGCCGACCTGTCGGCGCAGGTGGATCCGGAGTTCGTCATGGGGCCGGAGGAACTGGAGAAGCAAGCGTCCGCTTGA
- a CDS encoding ABC transporter substrate-binding protein yields MPSQPLPDHRPQQNPAQRSDDPRTAAAPSRRTVLMAGAAGAAVLPALSACGGGDASGGTEGGRLRVGVAGGSAKDTLDAHKATDNTDIARVYNLYDGLCGFNPDYSIEMVLAESVEPNDDATLWTVKLKEGLKFHDGSAVTADAVIFTLKRITDPDDPGSTAEQFATLDRDKMKKVDDRTVELPFTDPYVNLLEVFAEYGVGIVPEGYDPKKPVGAGPFKFAEFTPGERSLFTKHEDYWRKGEPHIDELEILNFPDETARVNALVGGQVDAISQLPHSQIKVVDANDNLKILDSETGMWLPFTMGVDKKPFDDERVRQAFRLIVDREQMVKQALSGYGSVGNDMYSRFDPAYNDDLPQREQDIKKAKKLLADAGYEDGLEVELVTGEISPGAVGAAQVFKEQAKKAGVTVNLKQLTSTEFYGDNYLKWTFAQDYWSSRNYLAQTAQSSMPDAAYNETHWDDEEWIELIEKARSTVDDDERNKILKKAMKIEYERGGYIIWGFVNTVDGFHKKVKGLEPSVTGHPLTSYGFRRVRIES; encoded by the coding sequence GTGCCGTCCCAGCCCCTGCCCGACCATCGCCCCCAGCAGAACCCCGCCCAGCGGTCCGACGACCCGCGCACGGCCGCCGCCCCCAGCCGCCGCACCGTCCTGATGGCCGGTGCCGCCGGCGCCGCGGTCCTCCCCGCGCTCTCGGCCTGCGGCGGCGGTGACGCTTCGGGCGGCACCGAAGGCGGACGGCTCCGGGTCGGTGTCGCCGGCGGGTCCGCGAAGGACACCCTCGACGCGCACAAGGCCACGGACAACACCGACATCGCGCGGGTGTACAACCTCTACGACGGCCTGTGCGGCTTCAACCCCGACTACTCGATCGAGATGGTGCTCGCCGAGTCGGTCGAGCCGAACGACGACGCCACCCTGTGGACCGTCAAGCTCAAGGAGGGGCTGAAGTTCCACGACGGCTCGGCCGTCACCGCCGACGCGGTCATCTTCACGCTCAAGCGCATCACCGACCCCGACGACCCGGGCAGCACCGCCGAGCAGTTCGCCACGCTCGACCGGGACAAGATGAAGAAGGTCGACGACCGCACGGTCGAGCTGCCGTTCACCGACCCCTACGTCAACCTGCTCGAGGTCTTCGCCGAGTACGGCGTGGGCATCGTCCCGGAGGGCTACGACCCGAAGAAGCCCGTCGGCGCCGGCCCCTTCAAGTTCGCGGAGTTCACCCCCGGCGAGCGCAGCCTGTTCACCAAGCACGAGGACTACTGGCGCAAGGGCGAGCCGCACATCGACGAGCTGGAGATCCTCAACTTCCCCGACGAGACCGCGCGGGTCAACGCGCTGGTCGGCGGGCAGGTCGACGCGATCAGCCAGCTGCCGCACAGCCAGATCAAGGTCGTCGACGCCAACGACAACCTGAAGATCCTCGACTCCGAGACCGGCATGTGGCTCCCGTTCACCATGGGCGTCGACAAGAAGCCCTTCGACGACGAGCGCGTCCGCCAGGCCTTCCGCCTCATCGTGGACCGCGAGCAGATGGTCAAGCAGGCCCTGTCCGGCTACGGCAGCGTCGGCAACGACATGTACAGCCGGTTCGACCCCGCCTACAACGACGACCTGCCCCAGCGCGAGCAGGACATCAAGAAGGCCAAGAAGCTGCTCGCCGACGCCGGGTACGAAGACGGCCTGGAGGTCGAGCTGGTCACCGGCGAGATCAGCCCGGGCGCCGTGGGCGCGGCCCAGGTCTTCAAGGAGCAGGCCAAGAAGGCCGGCGTCACGGTCAACCTCAAGCAGCTCACCTCCACCGAGTTCTACGGCGACAACTACCTGAAGTGGACCTTCGCCCAGGACTACTGGAGCAGCCGCAACTACCTCGCGCAGACCGCCCAGAGCTCCATGCCCGACGCCGCCTACAACGAGACCCACTGGGACGACGAGGAGTGGATCGAGCTCATCGAGAAGGCGCGGTCCACCGTCGACGACGACGAGCGCAACAAGATCCTCAAGAAGGCCATGAAGATCGAGTACGAGCGCGGCGGCTACATCATCTGGGGCTTCGTCAACACCGTCGACGGCTTCCACAAGAAGGTCAAGGGCCTGGAGCCCTCCGTCACCGGGCACCCGCTGACCTCCTACGGGTTCCGCCGGGTCCGGATCGAAAGCTAA
- a CDS encoding ABC transporter ATP-binding protein — protein MAAHTASTDATSQPGGSPSGADVALDVTGVTVIGRPSDVEIISDITLRVKRGEILGLVGESGSGKTTLGLALLAHCKRATEVVRGDITVSGTSLVGRTPAEIQQLRGRKVAYIPQSPASALNPALRLRTQLMEALHNWDDAATPALDRVREVLREVALPDDDAFLARYPHQLSGGQQQRVAIAMAFVGRPDLIVLDEPTTGLDVTTQSHVVETIRQMTREYGTAGVYISHDMAVVAELADDIAVMYRGDVVERGKAAEVFANPRHTYTQKLLSAVPRMKTDGHDAAASGERSDAPLLHVRNLQASYGKTVVLEGIDLDVYPGQCVALLGESGSGKTTLSRAIAGLHDQFTGDVTFDGDDLAPSSYRRTAEQRRRVQYIFQNPYEALNPRKRVRDLILAPVAHLQGKVADPDAVVAEALERAALPAAYGDRFPEQLSGGERQRVSIARAIATKPDMLVCDEITSALDVSVQAEIVKLLRGLQDDGLSLLFVTHDIALVSNIAQQVAVLNKGRIVEYGPVGEVVSDPQHEYTQALIADTPVFSDAAPDAAEEPAALA, from the coding sequence ATGGCCGCACACACCGCATCGACCGACGCGACCAGCCAGCCGGGCGGAAGTCCGAGCGGCGCCGACGTCGCGCTCGACGTCACCGGGGTGACCGTCATCGGCCGCCCCTCCGACGTCGAGATCATCTCCGACATCACCCTGCGGGTGAAGCGGGGCGAGATCCTCGGCCTGGTCGGCGAGTCCGGCTCCGGCAAGACCACGCTCGGCCTGGCGCTGCTGGCCCACTGCAAGCGCGCCACCGAGGTCGTGCGCGGGGACATCACGGTCTCCGGCACCTCCCTGGTCGGCCGTACCCCAGCGGAGATCCAGCAGCTGCGCGGACGCAAGGTCGCCTACATCCCGCAGTCGCCCGCCTCGGCGCTCAACCCGGCGTTGCGGCTGCGCACCCAGCTCATGGAGGCGCTGCACAACTGGGACGACGCCGCGACCCCCGCCCTGGACCGGGTCCGCGAGGTGCTGCGCGAGGTCGCGCTGCCCGACGACGACGCCTTCCTGGCCCGCTACCCGCACCAGCTCTCGGGCGGGCAGCAGCAGCGCGTGGCCATCGCGATGGCGTTCGTCGGCCGCCCCGACCTCATCGTCCTGGACGAGCCGACGACCGGCCTTGACGTCACCACCCAGTCGCACGTGGTGGAGACCATCCGCCAGATGACGCGCGAGTACGGGACGGCCGGGGTCTACATCAGCCACGACATGGCGGTGGTGGCCGAGCTGGCGGACGACATCGCGGTGATGTACCGGGGCGATGTCGTGGAGCGGGGCAAGGCGGCCGAGGTCTTCGCCAACCCGCGCCACACGTACACCCAGAAACTGCTGAGCGCCGTTCCCCGGATGAAGACGGACGGGCACGACGCCGCGGCATCGGGCGAGCGGTCCGACGCGCCGCTGCTGCACGTGCGCAACCTGCAGGCCAGCTACGGCAAGACGGTGGTCCTGGAGGGCATCGACCTCGACGTCTACCCCGGCCAGTGTGTGGCCCTGCTCGGCGAATCGGGGTCGGGCAAGACGACGCTGTCGCGCGCCATCGCAGGTCTGCACGACCAGTTCACCGGCGACGTCACGTTCGACGGCGACGACCTCGCGCCCAGCAGCTACCGGCGCACCGCCGAGCAGCGGCGGCGGGTGCAGTACATCTTCCAGAACCCCTATGAGGCGCTGAACCCGCGCAAGCGGGTGCGGGACCTGATCCTGGCACCGGTGGCGCACCTGCAGGGCAAGGTCGCCGACCCCGACGCCGTGGTGGCCGAGGCCCTGGAGCGCGCCGCGCTCCCGGCGGCCTATGGGGACCGCTTCCCCGAGCAGCTGAGCGGCGGTGAGCGGCAGCGCGTGTCGATCGCCCGCGCGATCGCGACCAAGCCCGACATGCTCGTCTGCGACGAGATCACCTCGGCGCTGGACGTCTCGGTGCAGGCCGAGATCGTGAAGCTGCTGCGCGGGCTGCAGGACGACGGGCTGTCGCTGCTGTTCGTCACGCACGACATCGCGCTGGTCTCCAACATCGCGCAGCAGGTGGCGGTGTTGAACAAGGGCCGGATCGTGGAGTACGGGCCGGTGGGCGAGGTCGTGTCCGACCCGCAGCACGAGTACACGCAGGCCCTGATCGCGGACACGCCGGTCTTCAGCGACGCCGCGCCCGACGCGGCCGAGGAGCCCGCCGCGCTCGCCTGA